The proteins below come from a single Hyphomicrobium denitrificans ATCC 51888 genomic window:
- a CDS encoding extracellular catalytic domain type 2 short-chain-length polyhydroxyalkanoate depolymerase, whose product MIDTMRIATRNLLFLAMMLTLAGCREAPHEQTSSLPALGANVNETTVSGISSGAYMAGQFQMAHAKRVVGAAIIAGGPYGCSESIFANTLPGTGTAFLNLSKAVNGCMLDLLEIWGVADPAELAAKAEARAAKGEIDPIADVTRDRLYLFTGTSDRTVVPSIVKHAAEFYAKLGVPAANIELVSSYPAGHAFVTDNEGNACDVSAKPYVVNCAYDQAGALLKQMYGDLQPRTEAATGDFIDFDQRPFAANDMSGSGLAETGVVYVPKACREKSGCRVHIAFHGCAQNRETVGNAFITESGFARWADTNRLIVLFPQVAASPINPQGCWDWWGYTGPQYLTHDAPQIAAVNRMLDGLQAGGGGA is encoded by the coding sequence ATGATCGACACGATGCGAATTGCGACAAGGAATCTTTTATTCCTTGCGATGATGCTGACGCTGGCGGGCTGCCGCGAAGCTCCGCATGAGCAAACATCCTCGCTTCCAGCACTTGGCGCCAACGTCAACGAAACGACGGTGTCGGGCATCTCATCCGGCGCCTACATGGCCGGACAATTCCAGATGGCGCACGCCAAGCGTGTTGTCGGCGCGGCCATCATCGCGGGCGGCCCCTACGGCTGTTCCGAAAGCATTTTCGCGAACACGCTTCCGGGCACCGGAACAGCGTTCCTCAATCTCAGCAAAGCCGTCAACGGCTGCATGCTCGATCTGCTCGAGATCTGGGGCGTTGCCGATCCCGCCGAACTCGCAGCGAAAGCTGAAGCGCGCGCCGCCAAGGGCGAGATCGATCCGATCGCCGACGTCACCCGCGACCGTCTCTATCTTTTCACCGGTACGTCCGACCGCACCGTCGTTCCGTCGATCGTCAAGCACGCCGCCGAGTTCTACGCCAAGCTCGGCGTTCCCGCGGCGAACATCGAACTCGTCTCGAGTTATCCCGCTGGCCACGCCTTCGTCACCGACAATGAAGGCAACGCCTGCGATGTCTCCGCCAAGCCGTATGTCGTCAATTGCGCTTACGATCAGGCGGGCGCATTGCTGAAGCAGATGTACGGCGATCTGCAGCCGCGCACCGAAGCTGCAACGGGCGACTTCATCGACTTCGATCAACGCCCCTTCGCCGCCAACGATATGAGCGGCAGCGGCCTCGCCGAAACCGGCGTCGTCTATGTTCCGAAGGCGTGTCGCGAAAAATCCGGCTGCCGCGTGCATATCGCCTTTCACGGATGCGCGCAAAATCGCGAAACCGTCGGCAACGCCTTCATCACCGAGTCCGGCTTTGCGCGGTGGGCCGATACAAATCGGCTGATCGTGTTGTTCCCGCAGGTCGCCGCGTCGCCGATCAATCCGCAGGGCTGCTGGGATTGGTGGGGTTATACCGGACCGCAGTATTTGACCCATGATGCGCCGCAGATTGCCGCAGTGAACCGTATGCTCGACGGCTTGCAAGCGGGCGGCGGGGGCGCGTAA